A window of the Chelonoidis abingdonii isolate Lonesome George chromosome 19, CheloAbing_2.0, whole genome shotgun sequence genome harbors these coding sequences:
- the CAPNS2 gene encoding calpain small subunit 2 encodes MFLAQALLGGGSSSGGGLARGLGGLLAGGGQGGGNLGGLVGGLVNIISEVAAQYTPEPPPTPRSHFMNVEAGESEEISQFRRLFVQLAGDDMEVCATELMDILNKVVARHKNLKTEGFSLDTCRSMVSVMDSDTTGKLGFEEFKYLWNNIKKWQCVYKEHYSDQSGILGSAQLPDAFKASGFQLNEQLYQMIIRRYSDENGSMDFNNFISCLVRLDGMFRAFKSLDQDGDGLVNMNIQEWLQLTMYS; translated from the coding sequence ATGTTCCTTGCTCAAGCCTTGCTtggtggagggagcagcagtGGAGGGGGCCTTGCAAGAGGTCTGGGAGGTCTTTTAGCAGGAGGTGGACAAGGAGGAGGGAATCTTGGAGGACTCGTTGGAGGACTCGTCAACATTATCAGTGAGGTAGCAGCTCAGTACACCCCAGAGCCACCCCCAACTCCTCGCAGCCACTTCATGAACGTGGAAGCCGGAGAGAGTGAGGAGATAAGTCAGTTCCGCCGACTCTTCGTCCAGCTGGCCGGAGATGACATGGAAGTGTGCGCCACCGAGTTGATGGACATTCTAAACAAGGTGGTGGCCAGACATAAAAACCTGAAGACAGAAGGCTTCAGCCTGGACACATGCCGGAGCATGGTGTCAGTCATGGACAGTGACACAACCGGCAAGCTGGGCTTTGAGGAGTTTAAGTACCTGTGGAACAACATCAAGAAGTGGCAATGCGTGTACAAAGAACACTACTCTGACCAGTCAGGAATTCTTGGGAGTGCTCAGCTGCCAGACGCATTCAAGGCTTCAGGGTTCCAGCTGAATGAACAGCTCTACCAGATGATCATTCGCAGATACTCCGATGAAAACGGAAGCATGGATTTCAATAACTTCATCAGTTGTTTGGTGCGACTGGATGGCATGTTCCGTGCCTTCAAATCCCTGGACCAAGATGGAGACGGCCTGGTGAACATGAACATTCAAGAGTGGCTGCAGCTGACCATGTACTCCTGA